ACGTCGCTTCGCAGGATCCATCTCCATCACGCAGAGATCGGTGATGAGCATGTCCACGCACTTTTTTCCCGTCAGCGGGAGCGCGCATTGCTTCACCACTTTCGGCGCATCGCCCTTCGCGACATGCTCCATCGTCACGATGACTTTCTTTGCGCCGGCCACAAGGTCCATCGCCCCGCCCATGCCCTTGACCATTTTTCCCGGCACCATCCAGTTCGCGAGGTCGCCTTCCTGGCTCACCTGCATCGCGCCGAGAATGGTGAGATCGACGTGTCCGCCGCGGATCATCTGAAAACTCTCGGCACTCGAGAAAAACGAAGCACCGGGGCGCGCGGTGATCGTCTGCTTGCCCGCATTGATTAGGTCGGCATCGACCTCGGCGTCGGTCGGAAATGGACCCATTCCGAGCAGCCCGTTTTCTGACTGCAGCCAGATATCCATGCCCGGGGGCACGTAGTTGGCCACCAGCGTCGGCATCCCGATTCCCAGGTTCACGATGAATCCGTCGCGAAGTTCTTTCGCGGCACGTTGAGTAATCTGCTCACGCGTCAATGGCATGAGCGGAGTGTACTCACGATCCGCTGCCGCCCTGCTTGGGTTTGCTCACCGCGGCATCGTCCATGACGTACAGCCCGACGAGCCAATCGCCCACGAGATACGGCTTGACGCTTAAACGCCCCGAGACCGTGCCGTACGTCGCCATCCGCTGCTCTTTCGTCGCCACGTCTTTCAGGTGCACCTCGATCGCGTCGTACGGCGTGGGTGGAATACCGATGCAACACCCATCCCACTGGTTCAGCATCGAGAGCATTTCTTTCGGCTCTTTCACGTAAATCGGGAACGCGACATAACCGGTGATGCTGACGTATTGACCATCGAGCATCTGCACCGAGTCCGGAATCTTCTTCTGTCCCTTGCGCGGGTCGTAGACCTCGGACGCGGATGTCAATTGATCCCACGTGACGATGAACGGGTCTTCGAGTGTTCCCTTGCCCTTGAGCGGGAAGCGCTCGTCGATGATGAGCGTTCCATCGGGCTTGCTCGACGCTTTCAGCGTCGGGAAGTGTTTCTGAAGCGAGGCAAGGTCGCCGCACTCTCCGGGAGCGAGCAGCGGTGCCGCGGGCGCCATGGAAGCGGACTTCGATTCTTTCGTGTTGTCGCCGATCGGTGCTTGTTTCGCGTCGGGCTTTGCGGCCGACGACTGCTCAGCAGGTTTCGGCGGAGTTGCCGCCGGTGCGAGGGCCGGCGTGGAGGCAGTCGGTGCTGATCCCGGTGTGTCTCCGCCGGAAGATGCCAACGCCATTCCGCAGGTCACGATCATCGAAGCGATCAAAACATTTCGCATTGCAATCGACTCCGAAGCCACAAGCGCCAACCTAGCCCAAGGGTCGCAGATTCTTCGCAACACTCGTGCGATACGCCACAATCGCGGGAAGAAGTCCGGCGATTCCGGCGAGGAGTACCGCCCCGCCAACCACACAGACCCCCATCAGAGGTGCGATCGACGGCTCGATAACCAAACCCAGCCTCGCCTTCATCTCGGATGCGACAATGCGAGCACCGATCAAAGCCACGACCACACCGGCCGCGGCACCGATCGCACCGAGCAGCAGCGATTCGGCAAGCACCAGCCGGAAGATCCTTCCGGCGCTCGCGCCGAGAACGCGGAGCACCGCGATCTGGCGCCGACGCTGCTCCATGGAGTTGTAGAGCACGAGCAGAATCGAGATGCCCGAGCTCGCGGCAACGACCGCCGCCATGGCGATCAGAATCTGATCGACGCTCCCGACGATCGCGAAGAGTTTGTTGATCTCCTGCGTCGGCTGGGCGACGGTGATCGTCGGGTCCTTGCGCAACTGATTGAACACCACCGGAATCATGGCGGATGAATCCGAACCCGGGCGCGTCGCCACGCGCGCGTAGATGCCCGTCACCTTCTTGTCGCTGTCGAGCAGATCCGCTTCTGTTGTCAGCGCTTCGTGCTCGTGATCGTGCTCGTGCTCGGCGTGAGTCGCGCCTCCTTTGGCAGCCTCGGCCGCTTCTTCGTCGTGCTCTTCCTTCTCTCGCCGGTCGTGAGCGTGCAGGATCCATGCGCTCGTTAGGCCCGAGATGATGGCGCGATCGTGGGCGCCGCCGGTGGGTTCGAGGATCCCGACCACTTCAAACGTGTACTCTTCGTGCACGTGCGGTGCGGGCGCCTCGCCGGTTATGCCTTCTTGCTGCAATTGTGCCCGCGTCTTGGGCATCCCGTGCGTGAGCGAGATTCTGTCGCCGATTTTGAGTCCGGTTGCTTCTGCGGCACGCGCTCCCAGCACCACCTCGAAGTCTTTGTCGAAGAAACGGCCCGCCTTCAGCTTCCACGGCTCGGTCGGATCGGGCTTGAACTTGTCGAAGAAATCCCGCGTCGTCGCGAAGACAGGCAGACCCTGGTAGCTGTCGCCGATCTGCGTCGGAATGAAGTACTCCCACAGGGGCGACGAGAGTTGCTCGACTTTCGCGTGATCCAGATAGCGCCGCGGAGGCGCTGCAAGAAAAACGGAGTTGAGGATCGCCGTGAGCGGATCGCTGTCGGCGCTGATGAGCAGATGCATGTTGCCGCTGCCGCGCTCGAACGCGGCGCGACCGCTCTCACGCATCATGAAAAGCACCAGCATCAGCGCGACCGCCACCGCCACCGAAAGCGAAGTGAATACCGTGCTGAGGGCGCGGGCCCCGAGGCTGCGCCGGATGATCGTGAAGTCGTTCATGCGCCGACTCCCGCGCCGCGGCCCGAGCCAAACCGGATTGCTTCGAGAGACTCGACGCGCTCGAACCGGCTCTTGATCGCCGGATCGTGACTCGTGCATAGGAGCGCCGAGCCGTTCTCGCGGCAGGTTCGTTGGATCAACTCGATTGCCGCGGCGGAATTCTCCGGATCGAGGCTCGCGGTCGGCTCATCCGCCAGAACCAACGCCGGGCGACAGGCGACCGCACGCGCCACCGCCACCCGCTGCTGCTGCCCGACCGAAAGAGTTTCGACCGAAGCGTTGATCCGCTCGATTCCCAAGGAATGGAGCAAATTCACGGCGCGCTGATTGTGCTCGTTCTTCGGAAGATCGCTGAACATCAGTGCGGCGAGCACGTTCTCCGACGCAGTAAAACCGAGCAGCAGATTGAACGTCTGAAAGATCATTCCGATGTGAGCGCCGCGGAATCGATCGCGCGCAGCTCCGTGCATCGAGTGGATATTTCGCCCGGCGACCAGCACCGATCCGTGACTCGGTTCGACCAGGCCCGCGATGATCTGGAGAAGCGTGCTCTTTCCGGTCCCCGATCCTCCCGTGAGCAACATCTGCTCTCCGGGCGCCAGCGACAGCGACGAAATCTCGATTCCAAAGCTGTCGGCGCCGCCGTAGCGGAATCGCAGGTCGCTGATTGCGAGCGCGGGGTTTTTTGATTGATCTGTCGAAGAAACTGCGTTGCTCATGCTGCTCCGCCAATCGTTCGGCAAAAAGAGTAACCCCGCGCCCGGGGCTGGGCAGTCCGGGCGCGGGATACTCACGCTTATCTCCCCGCATTTCGGGGAAGCTTGTCAGCGCCGGCGACGCACGATGCCGCCCGCAAAGACTCCTGCACAGAGCCAAACGCCCGGCGCGGGAACGATGTTCTCGCGCACGTAGTCTTCCATTTGTTCGAGCGCCTGTTCGTCGGCATTCACACCGAAGACGATGTAGAACGGATCGGAATCCAGCAAACCCGACTGCGTGCTCGAGAACCTGGCCTCCACAAGGAAGAAATACGTGTCAATCCCGGGATCAAAGTTCTCGAGCACCCAATCCGGGTGATCGTGCAAACCGCCCGATCCATCGACGGGTAGCAACAGGTTCGCGCTGTTCGTATCGGTCGCGGGCGTTACGATCGAATTCGACGAAGGACCGAAGGTCGCGCTCACGCGCCCCGCCGAGACGAGCGCAAAGCTGCTTCCGTTCCATTGACGCAGCGTCCTGGTGAAGTACAGCTGCAGCACCGATCCCGCTTGCAAAGTTCCGCGGTCAATCCGTATTCCGGGCTCATCCGTGTACCAGCTACCTCCGATCCATGAAAAAGCTCCGCCGAAGACTCGTTCGGGCCCGAGCGGAACTCCGTCTTCGGTCACTTTGGTCGTAATCATCTGATTGCCGACCAATTGCAAGCTGATGTCGCCCTCGGCCAGCGCGCGCGAAGCCCAAACCATCACACTGATTGCCGCACACACACTCCTCATCCTTCATCGCTCCAATCGCCGCTGTCGCCCAGCCTTGACTCGAGGTGTCGCGGCATCCACCGGTCGAGCAATCAGAATTCGTTCAAGGGCAGATCAACTGGTCGTACGCCGAGGCAAAAACCAGAAAATCCGCATCGTCAGTCGCCCAGTCGCCGTTGAAATCGGTGGGACAACCGGGCGGATCGCAAAGCAAGTAGTCGTACGCGTTGACGAAGAAGACGAAGTCCGAGTCATCCACGAGCCCGTCGTTGTTGAGATCCGCCGGGCACGACGGCTTCCACACATTTGCCCGAACCCAACTCGCCGCAACCTGAAGATCGTCCTCGCTCGCGTTCTGAGAAAACACCATCCAGTAGGGCTCGCTCGTTGCAAGCCCCGCTTGCGTGGACCAAAGCTCGAGTTCGAGCAAGTACAAACCGTCCGATGCGGGATCGAGAAGCGTGAATCCCGGGTGATGGTGAAACTCGCCGGTTGTGCTCCCCCCGCTGCTCACGGCGAGCGAGAAACCGGGGACGAGCTGGTCTGTCATCGGCGTCACGCGCGTGTTGGCGGCGGGCCCCAGTTTGATCTGGATCGTTTCGGGCGGGATTCCGACCGCACCCGCCGGGAACGCGGAGCCGTTCCACTTTCGCAGCGCTTTGCGGATGTTGAAGCCGATCTGCGAGCCGCCCTGGAAAGCGCCGACCAGCGAGTCGAAGCCCGGGCTGCTTGTGAAATTGGGAAATGTGCCGAATTCCGCGATGAACACGCGCTGCGACAGCATCGGGGCCACATTCGACCCTTGGATCTGAAAGACACCCGTCGCGATCTTTCCTTGCGACTGACCGATGGCGATGTCGACGAGGTGCTGCGCGCTCGCAGTTGAGCACGCAATCCCAATTCCGATCGCCGTGGCACCAATCCGATTGAAACCCATAACTGAACTCCGGTTACTCATTCTCGAACGCTGCTCTTATCTATTTGGATTCGAACACTCATCTCGCGACCCGCGGCAGAAACCGATTCCGCTCGTAGTCCGTGTACACATCGCGAAAACGCTGCGTTGCCGCGTGCCCGTCGAGATAGCTGTAATTTGAGAGTCCGTTCCACGAAGCCGGTTTGCCGCCGTGTGCCGCAAGGTCCACCTGTGTTGCGGCGACAGCCGGCGCCGAATCCGGCGGACCGTCTCCCCACTCCGCGCTGTGCACGTGATCGCTCTTGGCGTACCTCGCAGAAGATGACTGGGTCTGCGTCATCTGCAGGAAGTGAACGGTTGTCGAGGGAGAGTCAATCTTGCTGAGGTTGTTGTAGGGTTCGAGCGGCTCGAGCCCCGGTCTTGTGCTTGTCGTCAGCCAGTCATTCAGGCCGTAACTCGTCCATCGCGCCAGTTGCGTGAGCGTCACGTTCTTTCCTGCCGCGAGTAATTGTGTGAATTCGTCGAGCGTGTAGCCCGGATCGGTTCCCCCCTGAGAGATCGCCCAGAACTCGCTCTTGTCCATCGGTGAGCGCACGTTCACCGTGCCGCCGTAGAAGGGCTTGAGCGTGTTGATCCACGAACTCTGGATGGAGTCGAGGTTCGGAGGTCCGCCGTGCGCGAGCCCGGCGTCGACAAACGCGCCTTTGAACGTGTCGGCGTAGAGGGTGTGCGCGATTTCGATCTGGCGGACATTGCTGAGGCACACAAGCGTGCGAGCGGATCGGCGTGCCTGACCGAGCGCGGGAAGAAGCAAACTGATGAGCGTCGCGATCACCGCGATCACGACGAGAAGCTCGATCAGCGTGAAGCCGCGCCGAGCGACCGATCGCCCGCACGCGCCCCCCGTTTGTCGAAAATGAGAATTCATTCTCAAAAACATACCCCCGTTCATTCGCCGGGGCAAGCCGGCCTGTTCACCGTTTGGATACATTCCCCGGCGAGAACCCCAAAATGTCCGAGAACCCCGATCTGCTCCAATCACTTCCGCACGTTCCCGAACCCGTCATTTCCGGCCAGGCACCGCTGGGAGCCCCCGCAACCGGCAGCGCCTGGGGAAAAAGCCCTTCCACCCACGACGCGCGGGAGTTTCTGTCCGGCCCCCTCAGCCGCACGTCGGAATTGCTGCGAATCGGGCGCATCGGAATGGAATTCCTGCGAGGGTTCCGCAAGCTCCACTTCGTCGGACCCTGCGTCACCGTGTTCGGGTCCGCACGATTCGAACCAGGGCACATGTACTACGAACTCGCACGCCAAGTTGGAGCGAAGATCGCGAGCCTGGGATTTACCACCATGACCGGCGGCGGGCCCGGCATCATGGAAGCCGCGAATCGCGGCGCCAAGGAGAGCGGCGGGCGCAGCATCGGGTGCAACATCATCCTGCCGCACGAGCAGAAACCCAATCCTTACGTCGACTGCTTTGTCGAATTCCGCTACTTCTTCGTGCGCAAGGTGATGCTGGTGAAATACTCGTACGGATTCGTGATCCTGCCGGGCGGATTCGGCACTCTGGACGAACTCTTCGAAGTCGTCACGCTTGTCCAGACAAAGAAGGTCGAAAGATTTCCAATCGTTCTGGTCGGTCGCAAATACTGGGATCCGCTTATCGAGTTCATGAAGTGCCGCCTGATCGACGGCCACACGATCAATAAGGAAGACATCGATCTCTTCGCGGTGACCGATTCGCCTGATGAAGTCGAATCAATGCTGTGGCAGGGAGTCGAAGAAAGCGCGAAGCGTCAGAAAACCACTCCCAAGCCGTGGTGGGTGCTGGGCGAATAGCGCGGCTTTCCAGATTGTGTTCCCGTACGCCCGAGCGTTATGAGATTTCGAGAATCTCGAATCGCTTCGTGCCGCGCGGTGCGCTTACGCGGATGACATCTCCGACACGCGCCTTCATCATCGCCTCGCCCATCGGGCTGCTGGCGGTCACCTCAACGTAGTCCGCAGCGCCTGACGCCTCGCCGACGAGCTTGTACATGTCCACATCCTCGTCGTCGAGATCCTTCATTTTCACCGTCGAGCCGATGAATACCGTGCCGCCGGCGGCCTTCTGCATCGCATCGTCGATGACCTTGACCTGAGAAAGCCGCTGCTCGAGGCGGCGGATCTCGGCCTCTTCGATCCCCTGCTGCTCGCGCGCAGCGTGGTAATCGCCGTTCTCTTTCAGGTCGCCCAGTTCGCGGGCCTCGGCGATGCGCTTGGAGATCACCGACCGATTGGCGATGAGTTGGCTCAATCGGTGGTCGAGTTGCTCTTTTTCCGATTTGCTCAGAAGTTCCATCTCAATTCCCATTCGATGCCGGATCGGAAGCCTTGCCCACCGTCCCGTTGGAGCGCAAATCGAACCGGCTCTCGTTGCTATCGGTCCCTGAATCTGTTCCCAGCTCCGCAATTGAATCTAGGCGTGAAATGTGCTCCGGGCCAGCGAGCCGCGTGCGAAGTTCGGCCGCCATTTTTTCGCTATGAATCATGATCGCGGCGAGAATCCAAACAAAAACGCCGACGCCAAACGTGCACCAGATCGCACGCCAGTGCTCTGGCATCACAAGAGCCCAGCTTCCCGACCACGAACGATCCGCCGAAATATCCGCGACAAGACCGGCGCCCGATGCGAGCACGAGCGCGGGTGCCGCGTCGGGATGATTTGGCCTGAGCAAATCGGGCGAGATCTGTCCTGCCAACATCGAGATCGTCGCACCGCCAACCACCAGACACACAATCCCCGCCATCCATGCGCTGCGCCAGGTGTGATTGGAGCGCGTGCCGAGCGCGATCAGCCCGCCGATCAAAAGTCCCCACGCGATCATCGCCATCGATGTCGCGAGCACGATGTCCGGTGTCCAG
The DNA window shown above is from Phycisphaeraceae bacterium and carries:
- a CDS encoding CoA transferase subunit B, with translation MPLTREQITQRAAKELRDGFIVNLGIGMPTLVANYVPPGMDIWLQSENGLLGMGPFPTDAEVDADLINAGKQTITARPGASFFSSAESFQMIRGGHVDLTILGAMQVSQEGDLANWMVPGKMVKGMGGAMDLVAGAKKVIVTMEHVAKGDAPKVVKQCALPLTGKKCVDMLITDLCVMEMDPAKRRFVLTEVAPGVTVDEIKKKTEAEFVVSGTPKTVAV
- a CDS encoding DUF3299 domain-containing protein, producing the protein MRNVLIASMIVTCGMALASSGGDTPGSAPTASTPALAPAATPPKPAEQSSAAKPDAKQAPIGDNTKESKSASMAPAAPLLAPGECGDLASLQKHFPTLKASSKPDGTLIIDERFPLKGKGTLEDPFIVTWDQLTSASEVYDPRKGQKKIPDSVQMLDGQYVSITGYVAFPIYVKEPKEMLSMLNQWDGCCIGIPPTPYDAIEVHLKDVATKEQRMATYGTVSGRLSVKPYLVGDWLVGLYVMDDAAVSKPKQGGSGS
- a CDS encoding ABC transporter permease; amino-acid sequence: MNDFTIIRRSLGARALSTVFTSLSVAVAVALMLVLFMMRESGRAAFERGSGNMHLLISADSDPLTAILNSVFLAAPPRRYLDHAKVEQLSSPLWEYFIPTQIGDSYQGLPVFATTRDFFDKFKPDPTEPWKLKAGRFFDKDFEVVLGARAAEATGLKIGDRISLTHGMPKTRAQLQQEGITGEAPAPHVHEEYTFEVVGILEPTGGAHDRAIISGLTSAWILHAHDRREKEEHDEEAAEAAKGGATHAEHEHDHEHEALTTEADLLDSDKKVTGIYARVATRPGSDSSAMIPVVFNQLRKDPTITVAQPTQEINKLFAIVGSVDQILIAMAAVVAASSGISILLVLYNSMEQRRRQIAVLRVLGASAGRIFRLVLAESLLLGAIGAAAGVVVALIGARIVASEMKARLGLVIEPSIAPLMGVCVVGGAVLLAGIAGLLPAIVAYRTSVAKNLRPLG
- a CDS encoding ABC transporter ATP-binding protein, with amino-acid sequence MSNAVSSTDQSKNPALAISDLRFRYGGADSFGIEISSLSLAPGEQMLLTGGSGTGKSTLLQIIAGLVEPSHGSVLVAGRNIHSMHGAARDRFRGAHIGMIFQTFNLLLGFTASENVLAALMFSDLPKNEHNQRAVNLLHSLGIERINASVETLSVGQQQRVAVARAVACRPALVLADEPTASLDPENSAAAIELIQRTCRENGSALLCTSHDPAIKSRFERVESLEAIRFGSGRGAGVGA
- a CDS encoding type II secretion system protein, with amino-acid sequence MNSHFRQTGGACGRSVARRGFTLIELLVVIAVIATLISLLLPALGQARRSARTLVCLSNVRQIEIAHTLYADTFKGAFVDAGLAHGGPPNLDSIQSSWINTLKPFYGGTVNVRSPMDKSEFWAISQGGTDPGYTLDEFTQLLAAGKNVTLTQLARWTSYGLNDWLTTSTRPGLEPLEPYNNLSKIDSPSTTVHFLQMTQTQSSSARYAKSDHVHSAEWGDGPPDSAPAVAATQVDLAAHGGKPASWNGLSNYSYLDGHAATQRFRDVYTDYERNRFLPRVAR
- a CDS encoding TIGR00730 family Rossman fold protein, which encodes MSENPDLLQSLPHVPEPVISGQAPLGAPATGSAWGKSPSTHDAREFLSGPLSRTSELLRIGRIGMEFLRGFRKLHFVGPCVTVFGSARFEPGHMYYELARQVGAKIASLGFTTMTGGGPGIMEAANRGAKESGGRSIGCNIILPHEQKPNPYVDCFVEFRYFFVRKVMLVKYSYGFVILPGGFGTLDELFEVVTLVQTKKVERFPIVLVGRKYWDPLIEFMKCRLIDGHTINKEDIDLFAVTDSPDEVESMLWQGVEESAKRQKTTPKPWWVLGE
- a CDS encoding transcription elongation factor GreA — encoded protein: MELLSKSEKEQLDHRLSQLIANRSVISKRIAEARELGDLKENGDYHAAREQQGIEEAEIRRLEQRLSQVKVIDDAMQKAAGGTVFIGSTVKMKDLDDEDVDMYKLVGEASGAADYVEVTASSPMGEAMMKARVGDVIRVSAPRGTKRFEILEIS